The genomic window AAGCGCCGTTGACGGGCTGAACGCCATTCTGCAAACCCGACTTCTCACCGATGTCTCCCATGCACTGGACACCGCTTTGTGGGATGGGGCCGGGACAAGCAACACAATTAAGGGCATCCTTCAGGAGTCGGGAATCGCTACCGGCACGCTTGACCTGACCGACGCAGATTCGCTTATCGACGGACTGGCGACCGCCCAGGGAAACAAGGTCAGCCCAACGCATCTGGTGATGACCTCGGCCAGCTTCTCGGCGCTACGCAAGCTGAAGGTTGGTACCGACGACAAGCGTTACATCTTCGACCCGAACGGCTCGATTCAAGATGGCACCGCGTTCCGGTTGCTCGGATTGCCGGTCATCATCACCGACCACATTCCGGACGTGTCGAGTAAAGCCCGCGTAGCCCTGGTCGACTTCAGCAAGGTTGCCGTTGTCCGCGACACCGACGCCAGCGTGTTCATCGCCGATCAGACGTTGGCGAACTACGACACCGTGGCTATCCGCGTGACGCTGCGGATGGACGTGACACTGCTTCAGCCGCACGCGGTGACGGTGCTGACTGAAGCCAGCTAATGCCCAGCCCGATACCGGCTTCGGACTACCAGCAATTCGCCAAGGAAACCTATTCGGGCGATAATCTGGCGCAGTTGAACTCGGTGCTGTCGGTCGTGGGGTCCATGGTGTCGTCCTACACACGCGGACGGGGTTTCACAGACGGCACACCCGCCGACGATTTGAAGGCCGTCATCATGACGGCTACCGCGCGAATGCTGAAGAACCCTAACGGCATCCGATCTGAATCGATGGGGCCGTTCATGACTCAGTACGACCAGGCGGTTTTTAACTGGACTCTTTCGGAGTTGACCGTGATGGACCGTTACAGGGTTAAGGCGCAATAGGTTTCCCGCCATCGTTGCCGGGATTTACGCCGGGTGACCGGCGGTACGGTGTGGCAACACGCCGGGGCTGGAACCATTCTCCCTTTTGGTTTGTGAGTGAGCAGCGCCAGGGTGGGGGTTAAACCCTTACCCTGGCGCTGCTTTCGCCGTACAATCATCTTTATGCAGTGGTTCCTGCTGATGGTTTTGACGGTCGCAGTCGTGACGTATTGGCCGTTAGTGCTTGGCATTGCGGGCTTGTACGCGGTCTACAAACTGGTCGGATGGCTGTCCGCTAAGTGGTGGGCCGCCGAGATCGCCCAGCGTGACGCTAGGGCCGCAAGAATCACCCGTCTAGTCCATAACGCGGACCACGAGCACCGTCTCGTACAGCAGGGCGACATGGACGGAATCTACGGTGACTTTCCACCTCCTGACCCGACGCGCGGTATCGGTATCTGGTTGTGCGACAACGAACAGCGACCCCTCCAAGAGACGGGGCCGCTGCCTGACGTTGGGTTCGCGGGCTAGCTAGCCACCCGGTGGCGTCACCGTGAGCCGCGAATCAGGGGGGAACTGGGACTGCGCTGGCGCAATCAGACCCTCCTGTGCGGGACAGTAAAACCCCACGGACACTGCGGCGAAGGCGTTTTCTGCGCTCACCGTCGAGCCCGAGTTTCTGGCCATCCCGTAGACGGTCTCGGCGTAGGTGAAACCGCCAGTGGTGAGAGCCTTGCAAACGAGATGCCCGCGGTTGATGGTCGCGGGGGTGTCGGGGTACGTGATTCCCATTGCGGCGAGCCCGTTCAGGAAGTCGCTATCCGTGT from Mycobacterium shigaense includes these protein-coding regions:
- a CDS encoding phage major capsid protein; the protein is MSIETTSGNSALLASVVQQLVVQPLEQASTFLAAGPIIIDSNKPVRIPRITAGTSAGFVAEGNLISDGSVTFDEVDALPSTLKSIKVWLPVSNELLRTSAVDGLNAILQTRLLTDVSHALDTALWDGAGTSNTIKGILQESGIATGTLDLTDADSLIDGLATAQGNKVSPTHLVMTSASFSALRKLKVGTDDKRYIFDPNGSIQDGTAFRLLGLPVIITDHIPDVSSKARVALVDFSKVAVVRDTDASVFIADQTLANYDTVAIRVTLRMDVTLLQPHAVTVLTEAS
- a CDS encoding DUF732 domain-containing protein gives rise to the protein MKTLMCAAIIALMSLGVYTASVANADTDSDFLNGLAAMGITYPDTPATINRGHLVCKALTTGGFTYAETVYGMARNSGSTVSAENAFAAVSVGFYCPAQEGLIAPAQSQFPPDSRLTVTPPGG